The stretch of DNA GCCAGGATCGGCGCGCCGCGCCGCATCGCCCGCTCGGCCTCCTCCAGCACCAGCACTCCGGCGCCGGAGGCCATGATGAAGCCGTCCCGCTCCTTGTCGAACGGGCGGCAGGCCTGCTCGGGGTCCTCGTTGCGGCGCGAGAGCGCCCGGGCCGAGCAGGCCGAGGCGATGTCCGAGCGGGTCACCGACTCGTCGGCGCCGCCGGCCAGCACCACGTCGCAGGCGCCGTACTGGATCCACCGCATCGCCTCGCCGATCGCCGAGGTGCCGCTGGCGCAGGCGGTGCTGATCGCCCCGGAGGGGCCCTTGGCGCCGAACCGGATGGCGATCTCGCCGGCCGCGTTGTCGATCGCCGAGGCGGCCGAGGTGAACGGGCCGATGCTGCGGGCGCCCTTCTCCTTGAGCCCGAGGGTGACCTGCGACTGGATGGTGCTGGGCCCGTAGCCGGAGCCGATCTGCACACCGACCCGGGGGGCCAGCTCCTCGTCGATCTCCAGCTTCGCCCCCTCCACCGCCTCCACGGCCGCCGCCAGCGCGTACTGGGCGAACGGGTCGATCCGGCGCCAGACCTTGCGCGGCATGTACTGCTCGGGGTCGAAGTCCCGTACCTGGGCGGCGATCCGGGTCGGCAGGTCGGCGACGTCGAAGGACTCGATCCGGCGGATGCCGCTGCGGCCCGCCAGCAGCGATTCCCAGAACGCCGCGGTGCTCAAGCCGATCGGCGAGATGACGCCGGTGCCGGTGACGACCACCCGGCGCGGCGATCCGTACGGACTGCTCATGCGTGCTGCTCCGTTCCAACGGGCGTGCTGACAGGGTTGGTTGCTTCCTGGGCGGCGCCGGGGAAGTCGCCGTCCAGCTCGGTGATCCCCGGCGGGGCGTCGTCGATGGTCACCGGTACTTCGAGGACGGCGACCCGTCCCTTGGCGCTCTCCCGCAGCGCCTCGCCGAGCAGCTCGCCCAGCGCGGCCTTCTCCCGCACCACCGCGTGCCAGGCCGCCGGGTGCACGGGCAGGCTGCTCTCCTGCCCCTCCTCCGGGCCCCGCTCGTCCAGGCCCCG from Kitasatospora sp. MMS16-BH015 encodes:
- the fabF gene encoding beta-ketoacyl-ACP synthase II; translated protein: MSSPYGSPRRVVVTGTGVISPIGLSTAAFWESLLAGRSGIRRIESFDVADLPTRIAAQVRDFDPEQYMPRKVWRRIDPFAQYALAAAVEAVEGAKLEIDEELAPRVGVQIGSGYGPSTIQSQVTLGLKEKGARSIGPFTSAASAIDNAAGEIAIRFGAKGPSGAISTACASGTSAIGEAMRWIQYGACDVVLAGGADESVTRSDIASACSARALSRRNEDPEQACRPFDKERDGFIMASGAGVLVLEEAERAMRRGAPILAELVGYGASTDAYHPTAPHPEGAGAQQALCAALADARIDPTEVDYVNAHGTSTKLNDKIETLAIRQVFGEHALRMPISSTKSMTGHMIGAAGAVEAIALVQAIRDNVVPPTVNCFDPEDTEVNYVPHTAQQHEVDIAVSNSFGFAGHNAVAVLRAWKP